From Columba livia isolate bColLiv1 breed racing homer chromosome 32, bColLiv1.pat.W.v2, whole genome shotgun sequence, the proteins below share one genomic window:
- the PPP1R18 gene encoding phostensin isoform X7, producing MVKGLGTVDGLGTTKGLGTTEGQGTTRGLGTPEGPQVTETHRMVKGLGTVDGLGTTKGLGTTEGQGTTRGLGTPEGPQVTETHRMVKGLGTVDGLGTTKGLGTIEGQGPTKGLGTPGDKGLGTPGDKDLGTPGDKGLGTPGDKDLGPVEGHGMVKGMVKSWKMVEGRGGQGTVGTMGGQGTVGSHEATRKEEGPGLAKGPWPSVVAMTPVATVAPTATVTPTKTMTPMTTPSPTNNTAAMTVVTTSSPPKVAMTPVATMSPMAAMKTTGPAPTMAPTTPASPSSPTTTTAAMTPVTTSSPSKVAMTPVTTMSPTAAMTPVTTTSPTAAMTPTPTSSPTPPTAAMTVVTTSSPTQAATTPVTTMSPTAAMTPVTTPSPSSPTTTTAAMTPVATMSPTAAMTPMMTSSPTTAAMTPVATMSPTAAMTVVTTSSPTAATTPVTTSSPTKAAMTPVTTSSPTKAAMTPVTTSSPMAAMTPVTTTSPMAAMTPVTTTSPMAAMTPVTTSSPMAAMTPVTTTSPMAAMTPMTTSSPTKAAMTPVTTTSPMAAMTAVTTSSPTKAAMTPVTTSSPTKAAMTPMTTTSPTKAAMTPVTTSSPMAAMTPVTTSSPTKAAMTPVTTTSPTKAAMTPVTTTSPMASMTPVTTSSPTKAAMTPVTTTSPMAAMTPVTTSSPTKASMTPVTTTSPTPPTAAMTPTSIPTTPPSAMTPPQAPPPSQGVSVGAMRGSGRRDAGPPPVTHPALQRRSGNTITVRPRRAASPPAPPVSPAGPPAPEAPPGVPKKRYPTAEEITVIGGYLVLPRSCLAKRHPRQKKLKIWFSERDLERTFRYPPEGAVWGPPEDPPGPPGTPRDPDDDDDDEETSPTRGTPGGLRGRALIVDESCRR from the exons ATGGTCAAGGGGTTGGGGACAGTTGATGGTTTGGGGACAACCAAGGGCTTGGGGACAACTGAGGGACAAGGGACAACcaggggcttggggacacctgAGGGACCACAGGTGACAGAGACTCATAGGATGGTCAAGGGGTTGGGGACAGTTGATGGTTTGGGGACAACCAAGGGCTTGGGGACAACTGAGGGACAAGGGACAACCAGGGGCCTGGGGACACCTGAGGGACCACAGGTGACAGAGACTCATAGGATGGTCAAGGGGTTGGGGACAGTTGATGGTTTGGGGACAACCAAGGGCTTGGGGACAATTGAAGGACAAGGGCCAAccaagggcttggggacaccgggggacaagggcttggggacaccgggggacaAGGActtggggacaccgggggacaagggcttggggacaccgggggacaAGGACTTGGGGCCAGTTGAGGGACACGGGATGGTCAAGGGGATGGTGAAGAGCTGGAAGATGGTGGAGGGacgggggggacaggggacagtggggacaatggggggacaggggacagttGGTAGCCACGAGGCCAccaggaaagaggagggaccAGGTCTGGCCAAGGGTCCTTGGCCCAGCGTGGTGGCCATGACACCTGTGGCCACCGTGGCACCCACGGCCACCGTGACGCCCACGAAGACCATGACGCCCATGACCACCCCGAGTCCAACCAACAACACGGCGGCCATGACGGTTGTGACCACCTCAAGTCCCCCCAAGGTGGCCATGACACCTGTGGCCACCATGAGTCCCATGGCGGCCATGAAGACCACGGGTCCCGCCCCAACGATGGCGCCCACAACACCCGCAAGTCCCTCAAGTCCCACCACAACCACAGCGGCCATGACACCCGTGACCACCTCGAGTCCCAGCAAGGTGGCCATGACACCCGTGACCACCATGAGTCCCACAGCGGCCATGACACCCGTGACCACCACAAGTCCTACGGCGGCCATGACGCCCACGCCAACCTCAAGTCCCACCCCGCCCACGGCGGCCATGACGGTTGTGACCACCTCAAGTCCTACCCAGGCGGCCACGACACCCGTGACCACCATGAGTCCCACGGCGGCCATGACACCTGTGACCACCCCGAGTCCCTCGAGTCCCACCACAACCACGGCGGCCATGACACCTGTGGCCACCATGAGTCCCACGGCGGCCATGACACCCATGATGACCTCAAGTCCTACCACGGCGGCCATGACACCTGTGGCCACCATGAGTCCCACGGCGGCCATGACAGTTGTGACCACATCAAGTCCTACGGCGGCCACGACGCCCGTGACAACCTCAAGTCCCACCAAGGCGGCCATGACACCCGTGACCACCTCAAGTCCCACCAAGGCGGCCATGACACCCGTGACCACCTCAAGTCCAATGGCGGCCATGACACCTGTGACCACCACAAGTCCAATGGCGGCCATGACACCCGTGACCACCACAAGTCCAATGGCGGCCATGACACCCGTGACCACCTCAAGTCCAATGGCGGCCATGACACCCGTGACCACCACAAGTCCAATGGCGGCCATGACGCCCATGACCACCTCAAGTCCCACCAAGGCGGCCATGACACCCGTGACCACCACAAGTCCAATGGCGGCCATGACAGCTGTGACCACCTCAAGTCCCACCAAGGCGGCCATGACACCCGTGACCACCTCAAGTCCCACCAAGGCGGCCATGACACCCATGACCAC CACAAGTCCCACCAAGGCGGCCATGACACCCGTGACCACCTCAAGTCCAATGGCGGCCATGACACCCGTGACCACCTCAAGTCCCACCAAGGCGGCCATGACACCCGTGACCACCACAAGTCCCACCAAGGCGGCCATGACACCCGTGACCACCACAAGTCCAATGGCGTCCATGACACCCGTGACCACCTCAAGTCCCACCAAGGCGGCCATGACACCCGTGACCACCACAAGTCCAATGGCGGCCATGACACCCGTGACCACCTCAAGTCCCACCAAGGCGTCCATGACACCCGTGACCACCACAAGTCCCACCCCGCCCACGGCGGCCATGACACCCACCTCAATTCCAACCACACCCCCATCGGCCATGACGCCcccccaggccccgcccccttcACAGGGCGTGTCCGTGGGCGCCATGCGTGGGTCGGGACGGCGGGACGCGGGTCCCCCCCCCGTCACCCACCCTGCGCTCCAGCGCCGCAGCGGTAACACCATCACGGTGCGACCGCGCCGCGCCGCgtccccccccgcgccccccgtgtccccggcGGGTCCCCCGGCCCCCGAGGCGCCCCCTGGGGTCCCCAAGAAGCGTTACCCCACGGCCGAGGAGATCACGGTGATCGGGGGGTACCTGGTGCTGCCGCGCTCCTGCCTGGCCAAGAGGCACCCCCGGCAGAAGAAG
- the PPP1R18 gene encoding phostensin isoform X9, with protein sequence MVKGLGTVDGLGTTKGLGTTEGQGTTRGLGTPEGPQVTETHRMVKGLGTVDGLGTTKGLGTTEGQGTTRGLGTPEGPQVTETHRMVKGLGTVDGLGTTKGLGTIEGQGPTKGLGTPGDKGLGTPGDKDLGTPGDKGLGTPGDKDLGPVEGHGMVKGMVKSWKMVEGRGGQGTVGTMGGQGTVGSHEATRKEEGPGLAKGPWPSVVAMTPVATVAPTATVTPTKTMTPMTTPSPTNNTAAMTVVTTSSPPKVAMTPVATMSPMAAMKTTGPAPTMAPTTPASPSSPTTTTAAMTPVTTSSPSKVAMTPVTTMSPTAAMTPVTTTSPTAAMTPTPTSSPTPPTAAMTVVTTSSPTQAATTPVTTMSPTAAMTPVTTPSPSSPTTTTAAMTPVATMSPTAAMTPMMTSSPTTAAMTPVATMSPTAAMTVVTTSSPTAATTPVTTSSPTKAAMTPVTTSSPTKAAMTPVTTSSPMAAMTPVTTTSPMAAMTPVTTTSPMAAMTPVTTSSPMAAMTPVTTTSPMAAMTPMTTSSPTKAAMTPVTTTSPMAAMTAVTTSSPTKAAMTPVTTSSPTKAAMTPMTTSSPMAAMTPVTTSSPMAAMTPVTTSSPTKAAMTPVTTTSPTKAAMTPVTTTSPMASMTPVTTSSPTKAAMTPVTTTSPMAAMTPVTTSSPTKASMTPVTTTSPTPPTAAMTPTSIPTTPPSAMTPPQAPPPSQGVSVGAMRGSGRRDAGPPPVTHPALQRRSGNTITVRPRRAASPPAPPVSPAGPPAPEAPPGVPKKRYPTAEEITVIGGYLVLPRSCLAKRHPRQKKLKIWFSERDLERTFRYPPEGAVWGPPEDPPGPPGTPRDPDDDDDDEETSPTRGTPGGLRGRALIVDESCRR encoded by the exons ATGGTCAAGGGGTTGGGGACAGTTGATGGTTTGGGGACAACCAAGGGCTTGGGGACAACTGAGGGACAAGGGACAACcaggggcttggggacacctgAGGGACCACAGGTGACAGAGACTCATAGGATGGTCAAGGGGTTGGGGACAGTTGATGGTTTGGGGACAACCAAGGGCTTGGGGACAACTGAGGGACAAGGGACAACCAGGGGCCTGGGGACACCTGAGGGACCACAGGTGACAGAGACTCATAGGATGGTCAAGGGGTTGGGGACAGTTGATGGTTTGGGGACAACCAAGGGCTTGGGGACAATTGAAGGACAAGGGCCAAccaagggcttggggacaccgggggacaagggcttggggacaccgggggacaAGGActtggggacaccgggggacaagggcttggggacaccgggggacaAGGACTTGGGGCCAGTTGAGGGACACGGGATGGTCAAGGGGATGGTGAAGAGCTGGAAGATGGTGGAGGGacgggggggacaggggacagtggggacaatggggggacaggggacagttGGTAGCCACGAGGCCAccaggaaagaggagggaccAGGTCTGGCCAAGGGTCCTTGGCCCAGCGTGGTGGCCATGACACCTGTGGCCACCGTGGCACCCACGGCCACCGTGACGCCCACGAAGACCATGACGCCCATGACCACCCCGAGTCCAACCAACAACACGGCGGCCATGACGGTTGTGACCACCTCAAGTCCCCCCAAGGTGGCCATGACACCTGTGGCCACCATGAGTCCCATGGCGGCCATGAAGACCACGGGTCCCGCCCCAACGATGGCGCCCACAACACCCGCAAGTCCCTCAAGTCCCACCACAACCACAGCGGCCATGACACCCGTGACCACCTCGAGTCCCAGCAAGGTGGCCATGACACCCGTGACCACCATGAGTCCCACAGCGGCCATGACACCCGTGACCACCACAAGTCCTACGGCGGCCATGACGCCCACGCCAACCTCAAGTCCCACCCCGCCCACGGCGGCCATGACGGTTGTGACCACCTCAAGTCCTACCCAGGCGGCCACGACACCCGTGACCACCATGAGTCCCACGGCGGCCATGACACCTGTGACCACCCCGAGTCCCTCGAGTCCCACCACAACCACGGCGGCCATGACACCTGTGGCCACCATGAGTCCCACGGCGGCCATGACACCCATGATGACCTCAAGTCCTACCACGGCGGCCATGACACCTGTGGCCACCATGAGTCCCACGGCGGCCATGACAGTTGTGACCACATCAAGTCCTACGGCGGCCACGACGCCCGTGACAACCTCAAGTCCCACCAAGGCGGCCATGACACCCGTGACCACCTCAAGTCCCACCAAGGCGGCCATGACACCCGTGACCACCTCAAGTCCAATGGCGGCCATGACACCTGTGACCACCACAAGTCCAATGGCGGCCATGACACCCGTGACCACCACAAGTCCAATGGCGGCCATGACACCCGTGACCACCTCAAGTCCAATGGCGGCCATGACACCCGTGACCACCACAAGTCCAATGGCGGCCATGACGCCCATGACCACCTCAAGTCCCACCAAGGCGGCCATGACACCCGTGACCACCACAAGTCCAATGGCGGCCATGACAGCTGTGACCACCTCAAGTCCCACCAAGGCGGCCATGACACCCGTGACCACCTCAAGTCCCACCAAGGCGGCCATGACACCCATGACCACCTCAAGTCCAATGGCGGCCATGACACCCGTGACCAC CTCAAGTCCAATGGCGGCCATGACACCCGTGACCACCTCAAGTCCCACCAAGGCGGCCATGACACCCGTGACCACCACAAGTCCCACCAAGGCGGCCATGACACCCGTGACCACCACAAGTCCAATGGCGTCCATGACACCCGTGACCACCTCAAGTCCCACCAAGGCGGCCATGACACCCGTGACCACCACAAGTCCAATGGCGGCCATGACACCCGTGACCACCTCAAGTCCCACCAAGGCGTCCATGACACCCGTGACCACCACAAGTCCCACCCCGCCCACGGCGGCCATGACACCCACCTCAATTCCAACCACACCCCCATCGGCCATGACGCCcccccaggccccgcccccttcACAGGGCGTGTCCGTGGGCGCCATGCGTGGGTCGGGACGGCGGGACGCGGGTCCCCCCCCCGTCACCCACCCTGCGCTCCAGCGCCGCAGCGGTAACACCATCACGGTGCGACCGCGCCGCGCCGCgtccccccccgcgccccccgtgtccccggcGGGTCCCCCGGCCCCCGAGGCGCCCCCTGGGGTCCCCAAGAAGCGTTACCCCACGGCCGAGGAGATCACGGTGATCGGGGGGTACCTGGTGCTGCCGCGCTCCTGCCTGGCCAAGAGGCACCCCCGGCAGAAGAAG
- the PPP1R18 gene encoding phostensin isoform X14 translates to MVKGLGTVDGLGTTKGLGTTEGQGTTRGLGTPEGPQVTETHRMVKGLGTVDGLGTTKGLGTTEGQGTTRGLGTPEGPQVTETHRMVKGLGTVDGLGTTKGLGTIEGQGPTKGLGTPGDKGLGTPGDKDLGTPGDKGLGTPGDKDLGPVEGHGMVKGMVKSWKMVEGRGGQGTVGTMGGQGTVGSHEATRKEEGPGLAKGPWPSVVAMTPVATVAPTATVTPTKTMTPMTTPSPTNNTAAMTVVTTSSPPKVAMTPVATMSPMAAMKTTGPAPTMAPTTPASPSSPTTTTAAMTPVTTSSPSKVAMTPVTTMSPTAAMTPVTTTSPTAAMTPTPTSSPTPPTAAMTVVTTSSPTQAATTPVTTMSPTAAMTPVTTPSPSSPTTTTAAMTPVATMSPTAAMTPMMTSSPTTAAMTPVATMSPTAAMTVVTTSSPTAATTPVTTSSPTKAAMTPVTTSSPTKAAMTPVTTSSPMAAMTPVTTTSPMAAMTPVTTTSPMAAMTPVTTSSPTKAAMTPVTTSSPTKAAMTPMTTSSPMAAMTPVTTSSPTKAAMTPVTTTSPTKAAMTPVTTSSPMAAMTPVTTSSPTKAAMTPVTTTSPTKAAMTPVTTTSPMASMTPVTTSSPTKAAMTPVTTTSPMAAMTPVTTSSPTKASMTPVTTTSPTPPTAAMTPTSIPTTPPSAMTPPQAPPPSQGVSVGAMRGSGRRDAGPPPVTHPALQRRSGNTITVRPRRAASPPAPPVSPAGPPAPEAPPGVPKKRYPTAEEITVIGGYLVLPRSCLAKRHPRQKKLKIWFSERDLERTFRYPPEGAVWGPPEDPPGPPGTPRDPDDDDDDEETSPTRGTPGGLRGRALIVDESCRR, encoded by the exons ATGGTCAAGGGGTTGGGGACAGTTGATGGTTTGGGGACAACCAAGGGCTTGGGGACAACTGAGGGACAAGGGACAACcaggggcttggggacacctgAGGGACCACAGGTGACAGAGACTCATAGGATGGTCAAGGGGTTGGGGACAGTTGATGGTTTGGGGACAACCAAGGGCTTGGGGACAACTGAGGGACAAGGGACAACCAGGGGCCTGGGGACACCTGAGGGACCACAGGTGACAGAGACTCATAGGATGGTCAAGGGGTTGGGGACAGTTGATGGTTTGGGGACAACCAAGGGCTTGGGGACAATTGAAGGACAAGGGCCAAccaagggcttggggacaccgggggacaagggcttggggacaccgggggacaAGGActtggggacaccgggggacaagggcttggggacaccgggggacaAGGACTTGGGGCCAGTTGAGGGACACGGGATGGTCAAGGGGATGGTGAAGAGCTGGAAGATGGTGGAGGGacgggggggacaggggacagtggggacaatggggggacaggggacagttGGTAGCCACGAGGCCAccaggaaagaggagggaccAGGTCTGGCCAAGGGTCCTTGGCCCAGCGTGGTGGCCATGACACCTGTGGCCACCGTGGCACCCACGGCCACCGTGACGCCCACGAAGACCATGACGCCCATGACCACCCCGAGTCCAACCAACAACACGGCGGCCATGACGGTTGTGACCACCTCAAGTCCCCCCAAGGTGGCCATGACACCTGTGGCCACCATGAGTCCCATGGCGGCCATGAAGACCACGGGTCCCGCCCCAACGATGGCGCCCACAACACCCGCAAGTCCCTCAAGTCCCACCACAACCACAGCGGCCATGACACCCGTGACCACCTCGAGTCCCAGCAAGGTGGCCATGACACCCGTGACCACCATGAGTCCCACAGCGGCCATGACACCCGTGACCACCACAAGTCCTACGGCGGCCATGACGCCCACGCCAACCTCAAGTCCCACCCCGCCCACGGCGGCCATGACGGTTGTGACCACCTCAAGTCCTACCCAGGCGGCCACGACACCCGTGACCACCATGAGTCCCACGGCGGCCATGACACCTGTGACCACCCCGAGTCCCTCGAGTCCCACCACAACCACGGCGGCCATGACACCTGTGGCCACCATGAGTCCCACGGCGGCCATGACACCCATGATGACCTCAAGTCCTACCACGGCGGCCATGACACCTGTGGCCACCATGAGTCCCACGGCGGCCATGACAGTTGTGACCACATCAAGTCCTACGGCGGCCACGACGCCCGTGACAACCTCAAGTCCCACCAAGGCGGCCATGACACCCGTGACCACCTCAAGTCCCACCAAGGCGGCCATGACACCCGTGACCACCTCAAGTCCAATGGCGGCCATGACACCTGTGACCACCACAAGTCCAATGGCGGCCATGACACCCGTGACCACCACAAGTCCAATGGCGGCCATGACACCCGTGACCAC CTCAAGTCCCACCAAGGCGGCCATGACACCCGTGACCACCTCAAGTCCCACCAAGGCGGCCATGACACCCATGACCACCTCAAGTCCAATGGCGGCCATGACACCCGTGACCACCTCAAGTCCCACCAAGGCGGCCATGACGCCCGTGACCACCACAAGTCCCACCAAGGCGGCCATGACACCCGTGACCACCTCAAGTCCAATGGCGGCCATGACACCCGTGACCACCTCAAGTCCCACCAAGGCGGCCATGACACCCGTGACCACCACAAGTCCCACCAAGGCGGCCATGACACCCGTGACCACCACAAGTCCAATGGCGTCCATGACACCCGTGACCACCTCAAGTCCCACCAAGGCGGCCATGACACCCGTGACCACCACAAGTCCAATGGCGGCCATGACACCCGTGACCACCTCAAGTCCCACCAAGGCGTCCATGACACCCGTGACCACCACAAGTCCCACCCCGCCCACGGCGGCCATGACACCCACCTCAATTCCAACCACACCCCCATCGGCCATGACGCCcccccaggccccgcccccttcACAGGGCGTGTCCGTGGGCGCCATGCGTGGGTCGGGACGGCGGGACGCGGGTCCCCCCCCCGTCACCCACCCTGCGCTCCAGCGCCGCAGCGGTAACACCATCACGGTGCGACCGCGCCGCGCCGCgtccccccccgcgccccccgtgtccccggcGGGTCCCCCGGCCCCCGAGGCGCCCCCTGGGGTCCCCAAGAAGCGTTACCCCACGGCCGAGGAGATCACGGTGATCGGGGGGTACCTGGTGCTGCCGCGCTCCTGCCTGGCCAAGAGGCACCCCCGGCAGAAGAAG
- the PPP1R18 gene encoding phostensin isoform X19, whose protein sequence is MVKGLGTVDGLGTTKGLGTTEGQGTTRGLGTPEGPQVTETHRMVKGLGTVDGLGTTKGLGTTEGQGTTRGLGTPEGPQVTETHRMVKGLGTVDGLGTTKGLGTIEGQGPTKGLGTPGDKGLGTPGDKDLGTPGDKGLGTPGDKDLGPVEGHGMVKGMVKSWKMVEGRGGQGTVGTMGGQGTVGSHEATRKEEGPGLAKGPWPSVVAMTPVATVAPTATVTPTKTMTPMTTPSPTNNTAAMTVVTTSSPPKVAMTPVATMSPMAAMKTTGPAPTMAPTTPASPSSPTTTTAAMTPVTTSSPSKVAMTPVTTMSPTAAMTPVTTTSPTAAMTPTPTSSPTPPTAAMTVVTTSSPTQAATTPVTTMSPTAAMTPVTTPSPSSPTTTTAAMTPVATMSPTAAMTPMMTSSPTTAAMTPVATMSPTAAMTVVTTSSPTAATTPVTTSSPTKAAMTPVTTSSPTKAAMTPVTTSSPMAAMTPVTTTSPMAAMTPVTTTSPMAAMTPVTTSSPTKAAMTPVTTSSPTKAAMTPMTTSSPMAAMTPVTTSSPMAAMTPVTTSSPTKAAMTPVTTTSPTKAAMTPVTTTSPMASMTPVTTSSPTKAAMTPVTTTSPMAAMTPVTTSSPTKASMTPVTTTSPTPPTAAMTPTSIPTTPPSAMTPPQAPPPSQGVSVGAMRGSGRRDAGPPPVTHPALQRRSGNTITVRPRRAASPPAPPVSPAGPPAPEAPPGVPKKRYPTAEEITVIGGYLVLPRSCLAKRHPRQKKLKIWFSERDLERTFRYPPEGAVWGPPEDPPGPPGTPRDPDDDDDDEETSPTRGTPGGLRGRALIVDESCRR, encoded by the exons ATGGTCAAGGGGTTGGGGACAGTTGATGGTTTGGGGACAACCAAGGGCTTGGGGACAACTGAGGGACAAGGGACAACcaggggcttggggacacctgAGGGACCACAGGTGACAGAGACTCATAGGATGGTCAAGGGGTTGGGGACAGTTGATGGTTTGGGGACAACCAAGGGCTTGGGGACAACTGAGGGACAAGGGACAACCAGGGGCCTGGGGACACCTGAGGGACCACAGGTGACAGAGACTCATAGGATGGTCAAGGGGTTGGGGACAGTTGATGGTTTGGGGACAACCAAGGGCTTGGGGACAATTGAAGGACAAGGGCCAAccaagggcttggggacaccgggggacaagggcttggggacaccgggggacaAGGActtggggacaccgggggacaagggcttggggacaccgggggacaAGGACTTGGGGCCAGTTGAGGGACACGGGATGGTCAAGGGGATGGTGAAGAGCTGGAAGATGGTGGAGGGacgggggggacaggggacagtggggacaatggggggacaggggacagttGGTAGCCACGAGGCCAccaggaaagaggagggaccAGGTCTGGCCAAGGGTCCTTGGCCCAGCGTGGTGGCCATGACACCTGTGGCCACCGTGGCACCCACGGCCACCGTGACGCCCACGAAGACCATGACGCCCATGACCACCCCGAGTCCAACCAACAACACGGCGGCCATGACGGTTGTGACCACCTCAAGTCCCCCCAAGGTGGCCATGACACCTGTGGCCACCATGAGTCCCATGGCGGCCATGAAGACCACGGGTCCCGCCCCAACGATGGCGCCCACAACACCCGCAAGTCCCTCAAGTCCCACCACAACCACAGCGGCCATGACACCCGTGACCACCTCGAGTCCCAGCAAGGTGGCCATGACACCCGTGACCACCATGAGTCCCACAGCGGCCATGACACCCGTGACCACCACAAGTCCTACGGCGGCCATGACGCCCACGCCAACCTCAAGTCCCACCCCGCCCACGGCGGCCATGACGGTTGTGACCACCTCAAGTCCTACCCAGGCGGCCACGACACCCGTGACCACCATGAGTCCCACGGCGGCCATGACACCTGTGACCACCCCGAGTCCCTCGAGTCCCACCACAACCACGGCGGCCATGACACCTGTGGCCACCATGAGTCCCACGGCGGCCATGACACCCATGATGACCTCAAGTCCTACCACGGCGGCCATGACACCTGTGGCCACCATGAGTCCCACGGCGGCCATGACAGTTGTGACCACATCAAGTCCTACGGCGGCCACGACGCCCGTGACAACCTCAAGTCCCACCAAGGCGGCCATGACACCCGTGACCACCTCAAGTCCCACCAAGGCGGCCATGACACCCGTGACCACCTCAAGTCCAATGGCGGCCATGACACCTGTGACCACCACAAGTCCAATGGCGGCCATGACACCCGTGACCACCACAAGTCCAATGGCGGCCATGACACCCGTGACCAC CTCAAGTCCCACCAAGGCGGCCATGACACCCGTGACCACCTCAAGTCCCACCAAGGCGGCCATGACACCCATGACCACCTCAAGTCCAATGGCGGCCATGACACCCGTGACCAC CTCAAGTCCAATGGCGGCCATGACACCCGTGACCACCTCAAGTCCCACCAAGGCGGCCATGACACCCGTGACCACCACAAGTCCCACCAAGGCGGCCATGACACCCGTGACCACCACAAGTCCAATGGCGTCCATGACACCCGTGACCACCTCAAGTCCCACCAAGGCGGCCATGACACCCGTGACCACCACAAGTCCAATGGCGGCCATGACACCCGTGACCACCTCAAGTCCCACCAAGGCGTCCATGACACCCGTGACCACCACAAGTCCCACCCCGCCCACGGCGGCCATGACACCCACCTCAATTCCAACCACACCCCCATCGGCCATGACGCCcccccaggccccgcccccttcACAGGGCGTGTCCGTGGGCGCCATGCGTGGGTCGGGACGGCGGGACGCGGGTCCCCCCCCCGTCACCCACCCTGCGCTCCAGCGCCGCAGCGGTAACACCATCACGGTGCGACCGCGCCGCGCCGCgtccccccccgcgccccccgtgtccccggcGGGTCCCCCGGCCCCCGAGGCGCCCCCTGGGGTCCCCAAGAAGCGTTACCCCACGGCCGAGGAGATCACGGTGATCGGGGGGTACCTGGTGCTGCCGCGCTCCTGCCTGGCCAAGAGGCACCCCCGGCAGAAGAAG